One window of the Oceanicoccus sp. KOV_DT_Chl genome contains the following:
- a CDS encoding 1-acyl-sn-glycerol-3-phosphate acyltransferase: MGQFADIRPYNDAEVPAVLRSLIRDDELISAIASLKLGAWHKSFTWLIYPLVRRFLKGQLRGVATVDGFQHIIKNYMDSMIESTTTGFTVSGLDQLDPAKPYLFMSNHRDITLDPAFVNYALYHNDHDTVRVAIGDNLLTKPYVSDLMRLNKSFIVKRSAKGPRQILAAYKLLSSYIRHSIEEDKNPIWIAQREGRAKDGKDRTEPAIIKMLAMSQNKATESFSDYINALNIVPVSISYELDPCDSAKAKELYITTEQGKYQKTEHEDVASIAAGIAGNKGKVHVSFGEQLTGDFVDADAVASAVDEQVVSRYVLHPSNFFAYKMLHGYYPDGLVSSANKPFAIAGLEAQEKSFQQRIQTLPQAHQPYALGIYANTIDNKKQYLQ; encoded by the coding sequence ATGGGTCAGTTTGCCGATATTCGCCCCTATAACGATGCCGAAGTTCCAGCTGTTCTGCGGAGCCTGATTAGGGATGATGAACTCATATCCGCTATTGCGAGCCTTAAGTTGGGGGCGTGGCATAAATCGTTTACTTGGTTGATTTATCCATTGGTTCGTCGGTTTTTAAAGGGCCAGCTTCGTGGTGTGGCGACGGTTGATGGCTTTCAACACATCATTAAAAATTACATGGATAGTATGATTGAAAGCACTACTACTGGTTTTACGGTCTCGGGTCTGGATCAACTGGATCCGGCCAAGCCTTATTTATTTATGAGCAACCATCGCGATATTACACTGGATCCGGCCTTTGTGAATTACGCGCTATATCATAATGATCACGATACGGTCCGGGTTGCGATTGGCGATAACTTGCTGACCAAACCGTATGTATCTGACTTAATGCGGCTTAATAAAAGTTTTATTGTTAAGCGTTCTGCGAAAGGGCCGCGACAAATTTTGGCGGCCTATAAATTACTCTCAAGTTATATTCGGCATTCAATTGAAGAAGATAAAAATCCCATTTGGATTGCACAGCGAGAAGGTCGAGCCAAGGATGGTAAAGATCGTACTGAGCCTGCGATCATTAAAATGTTGGCAATGAGCCAGAACAAGGCCACTGAAAGTTTTTCAGATTATATTAATGCATTGAATATTGTTCCGGTTTCAATTTCCTATGAATTAGATCCCTGTGATAGTGCCAAGGCAAAAGAGCTCTACATCACTACTGAGCAGGGTAAGTATCAAAAAACGGAGCACGAAGATGTTGCTTCAATCGCTGCAGGCATTGCGGGTAACAAGGGTAAGGTGCATGTATCCTTTGGTGAACAGCTCACCGGCGACTTCGTTGATGCTGATGCAGTGGCTTCGGCTGTCGATGAGCAGGTGGTGAGTCGCTATGTGTTGCACCCCAGTAATTTCTTCGCTTATAAAATGCTACATGGATATTACCCGGATGGATTGGTAAGCAGTGCTAATAAGCCTTTTGCTATTGCTGGTTTAGAGGCGCAGGAAAAATCTTTCCAGCAGCGTATCCAGACTTTACCGCAAGCGCATCAACCTTATGCGCTGGGTATTTATGCTAATACCATTGATAACAAAAAACAGTACCTGCAGTAA
- a CDS encoding tyrosine-protein phosphatase, producing the protein MSDSDNMTMLPSRHLPFEGTPNFRDYGGYQTIDGRTIKWRTLFRSGQLSALTSNDHQQFTALDIRVVFDFRRDAEREHDPSCFPVNAMPEVVGLPIDPGSSTGFFDKVGSGSLGDKEMADYMCLINREFALEQGAIYRQMFQYLLSQQAGGSLVHCAAGKDRTGFAAAMVLSALGVSRATIMQDYMLTADYFNIENEIERIKNKYQWQGDGGAIRPMLEVRESYLQTAFDAIDNEFPSLDIYLQEVLGVGVEEKAWLQERYLI; encoded by the coding sequence ATGAGTGATTCGGATAATATGACTATGTTGCCTTCGCGACACTTGCCTTTTGAAGGTACCCCTAATTTTCGTGACTACGGCGGTTATCAAACTATAGATGGCCGCACTATAAAGTGGCGTACATTATTTCGCTCCGGTCAATTGTCAGCGTTGACCAGTAATGATCATCAGCAATTTACAGCCTTGGATATACGTGTTGTGTTTGATTTTAGGCGCGATGCTGAGCGTGAACATGATCCTAGTTGTTTTCCAGTGAATGCAATGCCTGAAGTGGTTGGTTTACCGATTGATCCGGGTAGTTCTACCGGTTTTTTTGACAAAGTGGGTAGTGGTAGTCTTGGCGACAAGGAAATGGCGGATTACATGTGTTTGATTAACCGCGAATTTGCTTTGGAGCAAGGGGCAATTTATCGTCAGATGTTTCAGTACCTACTGAGCCAGCAAGCGGGCGGCTCGTTAGTGCATTGTGCTGCTGGCAAGGATCGTACGGGGTTTGCAGCAGCGATGGTGTTGTCAGCTTTAGGTGTGTCGAGAGCCACTATTATGCAAGATTATATGCTAACAGCTGATTATTTTAATATCGAAAATGAAATTGAGCGGATAAAAAATAAATATCAATGGCAGGGAGATGGTGGTGCAATACGTCCTATGCTGGAAGTCCGCGAGAGCTATTTACAAACAGCATTCGATGCCATTGATAACGAATTTCCTTCCCTGGATATTTATCTGCAAGAAGTGTTAGGTGTGGGTGTTGAAGAGAAAGCGTGGTTGCAAGAGCGTTATCTAATCTAG
- a CDS encoding TetR/AcrR family transcriptional regulator, protein MKSTAEKILDAAEDLFAEKGYDATSLGDVADVVGIRSPSLYNHFRNKEALYTSVVERLISRFYFPLVEMLEGDDVSQSSVLKWLEKVVNLHHDNPNFARLIQHAALSGGPHTKELVERMVKPMFDRRGEEAQKKLFGLGNPELQPFAIIALNNIMMSYLTMAPLYKDMLDQDPYSDEARLLQTEMILKLAEFVMGPAERS, encoded by the coding sequence ATGAAATCAACCGCAGAAAAAATACTCGATGCGGCAGAGGATCTCTTTGCTGAAAAGGGTTATGACGCAACATCCTTGGGCGATGTTGCCGATGTTGTCGGGATTCGGTCCCCTAGTCTTTATAACCATTTTCGCAATAAAGAGGCTTTATATACGTCCGTCGTTGAGCGGCTAATTTCCCGTTTTTATTTTCCTTTGGTGGAAATGTTGGAAGGCGATGATGTTAGTCAAAGCAGCGTCTTGAAGTGGTTGGAAAAAGTGGTGAACTTACACCATGACAATCCAAACTTTGCTCGACTCATTCAGCATGCAGCACTTTCGGGTGGGCCTCATACTAAAGAATTGGTTGAGCGTATGGTGAAACCGATGTTTGATCGGCGAGGAGAAGAAGCTCAAAAGAAATTGTTCGGTTTAGGAAATCCAGAGTTGCAACCGTTCGCTATTATTGCACTCAATAATATTATGATGTCCTATCTGACTATGGCGCCGCTCTATAAGGATATGTTGGATCAGGATCCCTACTCTGATGAAGCGAGATTGTTACAGACTGAGATGATCCTGAAGTTGGCTGAATTCGTTATGGGGCCAGCGGAACGATCATGA
- a CDS encoding carboxymuconolactone decarboxylase family protein, whose product MATTARVSPPANAAGGDPISGSALALQPESLQAFNRLYATLWSRGELEHNYKEIARLRNARTTNCVFCKNVRFEQAKVAGLTEAKVDLIRDNYASSALSDKEKLVIAYTDVFLKNPAALTDELKSAMTEHFSEAQIVELTAGLAMFMGFSKIAVSLGGMPDSLPVFTMPTPV is encoded by the coding sequence ATGGCTACGACCGCGAGAGTGAGCCCGCCAGCAAATGCCGCGGGAGGAGACCCCATTAGTGGTAGTGCCTTGGCGTTGCAGCCAGAGTCGCTACAAGCATTTAACCGGTTATATGCAACGTTGTGGAGTCGAGGGGAGCTGGAACACAATTACAAAGAGATTGCACGACTACGTAATGCCAGAACTACCAATTGTGTGTTCTGTAAAAATGTTCGTTTCGAGCAGGCTAAAGTAGCGGGATTGACGGAAGCCAAGGTCGATTTGATCAGGGATAATTATGCGAGTAGCGCGTTGAGTGATAAGGAAAAATTGGTTATAGCTTACACTGATGTTTTTTTGAAAAATCCAGCGGCGCTGACAGATGAATTGAAAAGTGCAATGACAGAACATTTTAGTGAGGCGCAAATTGTAGAATTAACCGCTGGGCTGGCTATGTTTATGGGCTTTTCAAAAATAGCGGTTTCGTTAGGTGGTATGCCTGATTCATTGCCAGTGTTTACAATGCCTACGCCAGTGTGA
- a CDS encoding carboxymuconolactone decarboxylase family protein has product MIWQRHSSQQRGTFGQIFSLRPNLWADYQRFIAVLWQRTSLSVVILELTRLRVAQLHNCKPELNRRYQLAIDAGLVEEKIQQLSQWHTANVFSRSERGCLELAELFVIDPHAISDEVAAAVQHSLGDNGFVALMEALAMFDGFCRFQLMLDVAVDKQLQIIVLED; this is encoded by the coding sequence ATGATTTGGCAGCGGCATTCATCGCAACAGCGAGGCACTTTTGGCCAGATATTTTCGCTAAGGCCTAATCTTTGGGCAGATTATCAGCGATTTATTGCGGTGCTATGGCAGCGCACGTCGCTGAGTGTGGTGATTTTGGAGTTGACTCGGCTCAGGGTGGCACAGCTACATAATTGTAAACCGGAGTTGAATCGTCGCTATCAATTGGCAATAGATGCCGGTTTAGTAGAAGAAAAAATTCAGCAGTTATCCCAGTGGCATACAGCCAATGTTTTTTCACGATCCGAGCGGGGGTGTTTGGAATTGGCTGAATTGTTTGTGATCGATCCTCATGCTATTAGCGACGAGGTGGCAGCAGCGGTGCAGCATTCTCTGGGCGACAATGGGTTTGTCGCCTTAATGGAAGCGTTAGCGATGTTTGATGGCTTTTGTCGGTTTCAGTTAATGTTGGATGTTGCAGTAGATAAGCAATTACAAATCATTGTACTGGAGGATTAA
- a CDS encoding diacylglycerol kinase, with protein MSKHTPDSTKDPEPAMNKPGKTGIARIIAAGGYSAKGLKAAWLHEEAFRVETCLAVVFVPLSFVIADTLAHQLLLIGSCFLVLITELINSAIEAIVDRVSTELHPLSGQAKDIGSSVVFLAMALFLICWCLSCWDYLQGGG; from the coding sequence ATGAGTAAGCACACTCCCGACTCAACAAAAGACCCTGAACCGGCAATGAATAAACCGGGGAAAACGGGTATCGCTCGTATAATCGCAGCCGGCGGCTATTCGGCCAAAGGACTCAAGGCCGCTTGGCTACACGAGGAAGCCTTTCGAGTTGAAACCTGTCTTGCCGTGGTTTTTGTACCATTAAGCTTTGTAATCGCCGACACCCTCGCCCATCAATTACTACTCATTGGCAGCTGCTTTTTAGTACTCATCACCGAATTGATTAACTCCGCTATTGAGGCCATTGTTGACCGGGTTAGCACTGAACTTCATCCTCTATCAGGACAAGCCAAAGATATTGGCTCTTCAGTAGTATTCCTGGCTATGGCCTTATTCCTAATTTGCTGGTGCCTAAGTTGCTGGGACTATCTTCAAGGAGGCGGCTGA
- the rpsT gene encoding 30S ribosomal protein S20: MANSPQAKKRARQAEKRRQHNASLRSVVRTSIKKVIAAIQSGNAEEATQAYNAAVPVIDRMADKGIIHKNKASRHKSRLNAQVKSLAA; this comes from the coding sequence ATGGCGAACTCACCACAAGCCAAAAAGCGCGCCCGTCAGGCGGAAAAACGTCGCCAGCACAATGCTAGCCTGCGCTCGGTTGTACGTACCTCTATTAAAAAAGTTATTGCAGCGATCCAGTCCGGCAATGCAGAAGAAGCCACTCAGGCGTATAACGCAGCCGTACCGGTTATTGACCGCATGGCTGACAAAGGCATTATCCACAAGAATAAAGCCTCGCGTCACAAGAGCCGCTTAAATGCACAGGTTAAAAGCCTGGCTGCCTAA
- the proB gene encoding glutamate 5-kinase, whose translation MSAREQLQQSKRWVIKIGSALLTADGKGLDRAAIADWTAQMVQLRQQGIELVLVSSGAVAEGMSRLGWSRRPHALHDLQAAAAVGQMGLVQAYESCFQQYGLHTAQILLGHDDISARDRYLNARSTLTTLLALGVIPVINENDTVVTDEIRFGDNDTLGALVANLIDADTLVILTDQQGLYEADPRSNPQAELLHEADASDARLLAMAGGGGLLGRGGMATKVQAAKLAARSGANTVIAGGLLDSVLLKIAAGEQVGTLLRAAQQPLLARKQWLAGMSKLKGELTLDDGAVRVLCSSGKSLLPVGVKSVSGAFERGDLVSCQDKDGLEVARGLINYSAAEAALLCGKSSAEIEQLLGYQGDKELIHRDNLVLV comes from the coding sequence ATGAGTGCCAGAGAGCAATTACAGCAGTCCAAGCGCTGGGTTATCAAGATTGGTAGCGCACTATTAACCGCTGATGGTAAAGGCTTGGATAGGGCCGCTATTGCTGATTGGACGGCGCAAATGGTGCAGTTACGTCAGCAGGGGATTGAGTTGGTATTGGTATCCTCCGGCGCGGTTGCCGAGGGGATGAGTCGTTTAGGTTGGTCCAGGCGTCCGCACGCCTTGCATGATTTGCAGGCCGCGGCGGCGGTGGGGCAAATGGGGTTGGTGCAGGCTTATGAATCCTGTTTTCAGCAGTATGGTTTACATACTGCTCAGATTTTATTGGGGCATGATGATATATCGGCCCGTGACCGCTATTTGAATGCCCGCAGTACCTTGACCACATTGTTGGCGCTGGGGGTGATTCCGGTGATCAATGAAAACGATACCGTGGTTACTGATGAAATACGGTTTGGTGATAACGATACTCTGGGGGCATTGGTTGCCAATTTAATTGATGCCGATACCTTGGTTATTTTGACTGACCAGCAAGGCTTGTATGAGGCTGATCCGCGCTCTAATCCGCAAGCGGAATTATTGCATGAAGCGGATGCCAGTGACGCCCGGCTATTAGCAATGGCAGGTGGTGGTGGTCTGCTGGGGCGTGGTGGGATGGCGACCAAGGTTCAGGCTGCAAAGTTGGCGGCACGTTCTGGCGCCAATACAGTCATTGCCGGTGGCTTGCTGGACTCCGTACTACTCAAAATTGCCGCTGGTGAGCAAGTGGGTACATTGTTGCGTGCGGCTCAGCAGCCCTTGTTGGCGCGCAAGCAATGGCTGGCGGGCATGTCCAAATTGAAAGGTGAGTTGACGCTTGATGATGGCGCTGTGAGGGTGTTGTGCAGTTCGGGTAAGAGTTTGCTGCCAGTAGGTGTTAAGTCGGTGTCGGGCGCGTTTGAGCGTGGTGATTTGGTCTCATGCCAGGATAAAGACGGGTTGGAGGTTGCCAGAGGTTTGATTAATTACAGTGCGGCAGAGGCGGCGTTGCTATGTGGAAAAAGTAGTGCTGAGATAGAGCAACTACTCGGTTATCAGGGAGATAAAGAGTTGATCCACAGGGATAATCTAGTGCTTGTATAG
- the rpmA gene encoding 50S ribosomal protein L27, with translation MAHKKAGGSTRNGRDSNAKRLGVKRYGGQEVLAGNILVRQRGTRFHAGENVGCGVDHTLFAKADGVVKFEVKGPKNRKFISIVSA, from the coding sequence ATGGCTCACAAGAAAGCAGGTGGTAGTACTCGTAACGGTCGCGATTCTAATGCCAAGCGCTTAGGTGTTAAGCGTTACGGTGGTCAGGAAGTATTAGCAGGAAATATTTTAGTTCGTCAGCGCGGTACGCGTTTTCATGCAGGTGAAAATGTAGGTTGTGGTGTTGATCATACTTTGTTTGCCAAGGCAGATGGAGTAGTGAAATTTGAAGTGAAAGGCCCGAAAAATCGCAAATTTATTAGCATAGTTTCTGCCTAG
- the rplU gene encoding 50S ribosomal protein L21: protein MYAVIESGGKQHRVIEGETLKLEKIESAVGEAIEFDKVLMVGEGEGVKIGAPYVKGSKVTAEVIEQGRHKKVKIMKFRRRKHSMKQAGHRQWYTEVKITGIKG from the coding sequence ATGTACGCAGTTATTGAAAGCGGTGGTAAGCAGCACCGTGTTATCGAGGGCGAAACCCTTAAGTTAGAAAAAATTGAAAGCGCCGTCGGTGAAGCCATCGAGTTTGATAAGGTTTTGATGGTTGGTGAGGGTGAGGGCGTTAAAATTGGCGCTCCTTACGTTAAAGGCAGCAAGGTAACTGCTGAAGTTATTGAGCAAGGGCGTCATAAAAAAGTTAAAATTATGAAGTTCCGTCGCCGTAAACACTCTATGAAACAAGCTGGTCATCGTCAGTGGTACACTGAAGTTAAGATCACTGGCATTAAAGGCTAA
- a CDS encoding polyprenyl synthetase family protein has product MQAIRETVSSEFEAVNRLIIDQLHSDVPLVENIGHYIVDAGGKRMRPMLVLLAGGSCNKLNQDHVTLAAVIEFIHTATLLHDDVVDLSNLRRGRPTANAEWGNAPSVLVGDFLYTRAFQLLVAIGNMEVMNLIADTTNNIAEGEVLQLTKAGDPEASESDYFQVIKNKTAVLFAAATAGAAMLSGRDDETVSCYYDYGLNLGLAFQLIDDVLDYEGDPAEMGKNVGDDLAEGKPTLPLIYTLKNGSTTEADIIRRAIMKKSKDNIEQVIQAVQSCGGLDHTKQIAKDHQQKALAAIHHLPPTDYKEAMIKLTHLAITRKN; this is encoded by the coding sequence ATGCAAGCAATACGCGAAACTGTCAGCAGCGAGTTTGAAGCCGTTAACCGGCTCATTATCGATCAATTGCACTCAGATGTGCCGCTAGTAGAGAATATTGGCCACTACATAGTCGATGCTGGCGGCAAACGGATGCGCCCCATGCTGGTATTACTCGCTGGCGGCAGTTGTAACAAACTCAATCAGGACCATGTCACCCTGGCCGCCGTGATAGAGTTTATACATACCGCCACCTTACTCCATGACGATGTTGTCGACCTCTCCAATTTGCGCAGAGGACGACCCACCGCCAATGCCGAGTGGGGCAATGCTCCCAGCGTGCTAGTGGGTGACTTTCTATATACCCGGGCCTTTCAACTGCTAGTAGCAATCGGCAACATGGAGGTTATGAACCTCATCGCCGACACCACTAACAACATTGCTGAAGGCGAGGTATTACAACTCACTAAAGCCGGCGACCCGGAAGCCAGTGAAAGTGATTATTTTCAAGTCATCAAAAACAAGACTGCAGTACTATTCGCCGCCGCCACTGCTGGCGCGGCCATGCTATCAGGGCGCGACGATGAAACAGTAAGCTGCTACTACGACTATGGGCTGAACCTCGGCCTGGCTTTTCAATTAATCGATGACGTACTGGACTACGAAGGCGACCCCGCAGAAATGGGCAAAAACGTAGGCGATGATCTGGCTGAAGGCAAACCCACTCTTCCCCTTATCTATACATTAAAAAATGGCTCCACTACCGAAGCAGATATCATCCGCAGAGCTATCATGAAAAAAAGCAAAGATAACATTGAGCAGGTGATACAGGCCGTTCAGAGCTGCGGTGGTCTAGACCACACCAAGCAAATCGCCAAGGACCACCAGCAAAAAGCATTGGCCGCCATTCACCACCTCCCACCAACCGACTATAAAGAAGCAATGATTAAATTAACGCACCTGGCCATTACTCGGAAAAATTAG
- a CDS encoding fibronectin type III domain-containing protein, with amino-acid sequence MPSPTKALILIALSSLVIACGGGGGGGGGGGESNATTSQTQATSSNTVASTSSQQAPEQISVPPPVTNNASSNAPDDSDSDDPLTDTELPEAKSISISWTAPATRENGDALLANEISGFTIYYFREGSAQGEGEVVTIDSGETYEHTTPPLPPGTYYFAISTTDNTGNSSALSDFAEATIN; translated from the coding sequence ATGCCGAGCCCAACCAAAGCTCTTATTCTCATTGCACTTTCCAGCCTTGTTATCGCTTGCGGTGGCGGTGGCGGTGGCGGTGGCGGTGGCGGCGAAAGCAATGCAACAACCTCACAAACACAAGCAACCTCGAGCAATACCGTGGCTAGCACTTCTAGCCAGCAAGCCCCTGAACAAATTTCTGTACCACCTCCTGTTACAAACAACGCTTCCAGCAACGCACCTGACGACAGCGACAGCGATGATCCGCTAACTGATACCGAGCTACCAGAAGCCAAAAGTATTTCTATCTCCTGGACCGCACCGGCGACACGTGAAAATGGTGACGCACTCCTTGCCAACGAGATCAGTGGATTTACTATTTATTATTTTCGCGAAGGGTCTGCGCAGGGAGAAGGAGAAGTGGTCACAATAGATAGTGGCGAGACCTATGAGCACACCACTCCACCACTACCGCCAGGCACCTATTATTTTGCCATCAGCACCACTGACAATACTGGCAACTCCAGCGCCCTGTCCGACTTTGCCGAAGCAACCATTAACTAA